In the genome of Saprospira sp. CCB-QB6, one region contains:
- the tsaD gene encoding tRNA (adenosine(37)-N6)-threonylcarbamoyltransferase complex transferase subunit TsaD, with product MSLPYILAIESSCDDTAAAVLQGPKVLSNCRASQTVHEAYGGVVPELASRAHQAHIVPVVQAALKEAGIVQKQLAAVAFTRGPGLMGALLVGVSFAKGLALALDIPLIAVNHVQAHVMAHLIDAPQPKFPFLCLTVSGGHTQIVEVRAPLEMNILGESIDDAAGEAFDKIGKILGLGYPAGPKIDQLAKEGQAIYQFTEPRVEGLNFSFSGLKTNVLQFIQKQLRENPQFLEEERVNLVASVQERIVSILMNKLKKAVKQTGIKEIAIAGGVSANSALRQALAETGKKKGWATYIPDFQYCTDNAGMIGITAYYQYLAGDFVQQDTVPLARWSY from the coding sequence ATGTCACTACCATATATCTTAGCTATTGAATCATCTTGCGATGATACGGCCGCGGCTGTATTGCAGGGCCCCAAAGTGCTTTCTAATTGTAGAGCCAGCCAGACGGTGCATGAGGCTTATGGGGGCGTGGTGCCTGAATTAGCCTCTAGGGCGCATCAGGCGCATATTGTTCCTGTTGTGCAGGCGGCTTTGAAAGAGGCGGGCATTGTTCAGAAACAGCTAGCGGCGGTGGCCTTTACTCGGGGGCCAGGCCTGATGGGGGCTCTTTTGGTGGGGGTTTCTTTTGCCAAGGGCTTGGCTTTGGCCCTAGACATTCCGTTGATTGCCGTCAATCATGTTCAGGCCCATGTGATGGCCCATTTGATTGATGCGCCCCAGCCTAAATTTCCTTTTTTGTGTTTGACCGTATCGGGGGGGCATACTCAGATTGTAGAAGTTCGAGCGCCCTTAGAGATGAACATTTTGGGCGAAAGCATTGATGATGCGGCTGGTGAAGCCTTTGATAAGATTGGGAAAATCTTGGGTTTGGGTTATCCTGCGGGGCCAAAAATAGATCAATTGGCCAAAGAGGGGCAGGCGATTTATCAGTTTACGGAGCCTCGGGTAGAGGGCCTAAACTTTAGCTTTAGTGGGCTCAAGACCAATGTTTTGCAGTTCATTCAGAAGCAGTTGAGAGAAAACCCGCAGTTTTTGGAAGAAGAGCGAGTGAATTTGGTCGCTTCGGTTCAAGAGCGGATTGTCAGCATCTTGATGAATAAATTGAAAAAGGCGGTCAAGCAAACCGGCATCAAAGAAATAGCGATTGCGGGGGGCGTATCGGCCAATTCGGCCTTGCGTCAGGCCCTAGCCGAGACCGGCAAAAAGAAGGGTTGGGCCACCTATATACCCGATTTTCAGTATTGCACCGATAATGCGGGCATGATTGGGATTACCGCCTATTATCAGTATTTGGCGGGCGATTTTGTACAGCAGGATACCGTCCCTTTGGCTCGCTGGAGCTATTAG
- a CDS encoding dolichyl-phosphate beta-glucosyltransferase has translation MLPKSCLIVVPCYNEAERLALEEFRQSLMKWPNLEFLFVNDGSQDTTWSLLSAFAEEQERALALDLPKNSGKAEAVRQGMLEALTLSEAEYIGFFDADLATPLAEIECLALGLERGPNRWIAAGSRVRRLGSTIDRKPMRHYLGRIFATVVSILLGISIYDSQCGAKLFRRQAVETLFEDLFISAWFFDVELFARLIKRGPNLPIDELAYELPLKSWREVGGSKIKATTFIKAPWELFRIYRHYFK, from the coding sequence ATGCTCCCCAAAAGCTGCCTCATTGTAGTGCCTTGTTATAACGAGGCCGAACGTCTGGCCTTGGAAGAGTTTCGACAAAGTTTGATGAAATGGCCCAATCTGGAGTTTCTTTTTGTCAATGATGGCAGCCAAGATACTACCTGGTCGCTACTCTCGGCTTTTGCCGAGGAACAAGAGCGAGCTCTAGCTTTAGACTTGCCCAAAAATAGCGGTAAAGCCGAGGCCGTCCGCCAAGGGATGCTAGAGGCCCTAACGCTTTCTGAAGCTGAATATATTGGCTTTTTTGATGCCGATTTAGCCACACCCTTAGCCGAAATTGAATGCCTAGCCCTAGGGCTCGAAAGAGGCCCAAACCGTTGGATTGCCGCAGGCTCTAGGGTGCGCCGATTGGGTAGCACGATCGACCGAAAACCAATGCGCCACTATCTAGGCCGCATTTTCGCTACCGTGGTTTCTATCTTGCTCGGCATCTCGATCTATGATAGCCAATGCGGCGCTAAGTTGTTTCGCCGCCAAGCCGTAGAAACGCTTTTTGAAGACCTCTTTATTTCTGCCTGGTTCTTTGATGTAGAACTTTTTGCCCGCCTGATTAAACGCGGCCCCAATCTACCTATTGATGAACTCGCCTATGAATTGCCACTCAAAAGCTGGCGAGAGGTCGGAGGCTCTAAGATTAAAGCAACGACCTTTATTAAGGCTCCCTGGGAGCTCTTCCGAATTTACAGACATTACTTTAAATAG
- a CDS encoding class I SAM-dependent methyltransferase, which translates to MDLIESKSKKSEQRHPWELARYEVMRSLLKKTFKGKMPKQIWDVGCGDTYFVERLAGELPQSELKAIDIAFTEELLAHYRAEMSQPNVEIFKAVDDIQGVEQVDLIYLMDVIEHIEDDLGFLEWLQSFPAINEKTYFFITVPAFQSLFCSHDRYLLHYRRYDNQSLRETVEKVGLEVHDIGYFFSSLLLPRQLQVWKEKKQEQKGELKDTTGLVEWSAGNFKTQLIKNVLLTDYRFGQFFKSMGLKLPGLSNYVICSPKAASL; encoded by the coding sequence GTGGATTTAATCGAATCGAAATCAAAGAAGAGCGAACAGCGCCACCCTTGGGAGTTGGCCCGCTATGAGGTCATGCGTTCTTTGCTCAAAAAGACCTTTAAGGGAAAAATGCCCAAGCAAATTTGGGACGTAGGCTGCGGCGATACTTATTTTGTAGAGCGCTTGGCGGGAGAGTTGCCTCAATCAGAACTCAAAGCCATCGATATTGCCTTTACAGAGGAATTACTGGCCCATTATCGGGCAGAAATGTCGCAACCCAATGTAGAAATTTTTAAGGCCGTGGATGATATTCAGGGTGTGGAGCAGGTAGATTTGATTTACCTAATGGACGTGATTGAACATATTGAAGATGATCTGGGCTTTTTGGAATGGCTCCAAAGCTTTCCCGCTATCAATGAGAAGACCTATTTCTTTATTACGGTCCCCGCTTTCCAATCGCTCTTTTGCTCACACGACCGCTATTTGCTGCATTACAGAAGATACGATAACCAAAGTTTGCGCGAAACCGTGGAAAAAGTGGGCCTAGAGGTGCATGATATTGGCTACTTTTTTAGCTCGCTGCTCTTGCCCCGCCAATTGCAGGTTTGGAAGGAGAAAAAGCAAGAACAAAAAGGCGAATTGAAGGATACCACTGGCCTAGTCGAGTGGTCCGCAGGTAATTTTAAAACCCAACTGATTAAGAATGTTTTGTTGACCGATTATCGCTTTGGTCAGTTTTTCAAAAGTATGGGCCTTAAGTTACCTGGCCTCTCAAATTATGTGATATGCTCCCCAAAAGCTGCCTCATTGTAG
- a CDS encoding DNA topoisomerase IV subunit B produces MAKQVQYDEQAIRSLDWKEHIRMRPGMYIGKLGNGNSPDDGIYVLVKEVLDNSLDEFMMGAGKKIEVKVMGDGRVSIRDYGRGIPLGKVVDCVSKINTGGKYDSRVFQKSVGLNGVGTKAVNALSSYFKVQAFREGRTKIAEFATGELTKEWEENTEEPNGTYVEFVPDGNIFKQYKFNLEYIEDRIWDYVYLNRGLSIYLNGQRYYSKNGLFDLLSNRVDVEKLRYPIVHLMGEDIEIAFSHGNNYGEQYVSFVNGQNTTQGGTHLNAFRTALVKTVRDFYGKNYDATDIRTAVVAAVSVRVMEPVFESQTKTKLGSTHVGPDGPSMNSFVGEFLRHELDNYLHKNPEVAKALQKRIMQSERERKEIAGIRKLANSKAKKASLHNKKLRDCRAHYNSKHKRAQDSMIFITEGDSASGSITKSRDVQTQAVFSLRGKPLNCYRLTKKVVYQNDEFNLLQHALNIEDGLDELRYNKVIIATDADVDGMHIRLLLLTFFLQFFPELVSNGHLYILETPLFRVRNKKKTFYCYSEEEKQEAMKKLGRDVEVTRFKGLGEISPDEFKQFIGDDIRLEPVRLSASTDLDDLLGYYMGKNSPQRQRFIIDNLRLELDALAES; encoded by the coding sequence ATGGCAAAGCAAGTACAATATGATGAACAGGCGATCCGCTCCTTAGATTGGAAGGAGCACATTCGGATGCGGCCTGGTATGTATATCGGTAAATTGGGCAATGGAAATAGCCCAGACGATGGAATATATGTATTGGTCAAAGAGGTTTTAGATAACTCTTTGGATGAGTTCATGATGGGGGCCGGAAAGAAGATTGAGGTCAAAGTCATGGGCGACGGTCGGGTCTCTATTCGCGATTATGGTCGGGGGATTCCCTTGGGCAAAGTGGTGGATTGTGTCTCGAAAATCAATACGGGGGGAAAATATGACTCTCGGGTTTTCCAGAAATCTGTAGGTCTTAATGGTGTGGGGACCAAGGCGGTAAATGCCTTATCTTCTTACTTTAAGGTGCAAGCTTTTCGGGAAGGTCGGACCAAAATTGCGGAATTTGCCACAGGAGAGCTGACCAAAGAATGGGAAGAGAACACAGAAGAGCCCAATGGCACTTATGTGGAATTTGTACCTGATGGAAATATCTTCAAGCAGTATAAGTTCAACTTAGAATATATTGAGGACCGCATTTGGGATTATGTTTATCTCAATCGCGGCTTGAGCATTTACTTGAATGGGCAGCGCTATTATTCTAAAAATGGTCTATTCGACCTCTTGAGTAATCGGGTGGATGTAGAGAAACTGCGTTACCCTATTGTACATCTTATGGGGGAAGATATCGAGATTGCTTTTTCTCATGGAAACAACTATGGAGAGCAATACGTGAGTTTTGTGAATGGGCAAAACACTACACAGGGCGGAACGCATTTGAATGCTTTTCGCACGGCCCTAGTCAAAACGGTTCGTGATTTTTATGGCAAAAACTATGATGCTACGGACATTCGGACGGCTGTTGTGGCTGCCGTATCGGTCCGAGTAATGGAGCCTGTTTTTGAATCGCAGACCAAGACCAAATTGGGGTCTACGCATGTGGGACCAGATGGCCCATCTATGAACAGCTTTGTTGGAGAGTTTTTGCGACATGAGTTAGACAACTATCTGCATAAGAATCCAGAGGTGGCCAAAGCCTTGCAAAAGCGCATCATGCAATCGGAGCGGGAGCGCAAAGAGATTGCAGGCATTCGAAAATTGGCGAATAGCAAAGCGAAAAAGGCCAGTTTACACAACAAAAAGCTGCGGGATTGTCGCGCGCATTACAATAGCAAGCACAAGCGGGCGCAAGACAGCATGATCTTCATTACCGAGGGGGACTCGGCTAGTGGGTCCATTACCAAATCTAGAGATGTGCAGACCCAGGCAGTTTTCTCTTTGCGAGGAAAGCCATTGAACTGTTATCGCTTGACCAAGAAGGTGGTCTATCAGAATGATGAGTTCAACTTATTGCAGCATGCCTTAAACATTGAGGATGGTTTGGATGAATTGCGCTACAACAAGGTTATCATTGCCACCGATGCCGATGTGGATGGCATGCACATTCGTTTGTTGTTATTGACCTTCTTCTTGCAGTTTTTCCCGGAGTTGGTCTCTAATGGGCACCTTTACATCTTGGAGACGCCCCTATTTCGGGTCCGCAACAAGAAAAAGACCTTCTATTGTTATTCGGAAGAAGAAAAGCAGGAGGCCATGAAGAAATTGGGCCGAGATGTAGAGGTCACTCGATTTAAGGGATTGGGAGAAATCTCGCCGGATGAGTTCAAGCAATTCATTGGGGATGACATTCGCTTAGAGCCTGTGCGTTTATCTGCTTCTACGGACCTAGATGATTTGCTGGGTTATTATATGGGGAAAAACAGCCCTCAACGTCAGCGCTTTATCATTGACAACCTTCGGTTGGAGCTAGACGCCCTAGCGGAAAGCTAA
- a CDS encoding transposase, translating to MTQFFREQKMQALAEREAGLSLNEICQKYRISRKTFLKWKEEERMANLERVPKADYDALLAQHQALHQQYRELKEKVAIASAQLQARRDLLARLLPREEEQ from the coding sequence ATGACCCAATTTTTTAGAGAACAAAAAATGCAAGCTTTGGCTGAGCGGGAAGCTGGTCTTAGTTTGAATGAGATTTGCCAAAAGTATCGGATTAGTCGAAAGACTTTTTTGAAATGGAAGGAAGAAGAGCGAATGGCGAATTTGGAGCGAGTGCCCAAGGCGGATTATGATGCTTTATTGGCCCAGCATCAGGCCCTTCATCAGCAATATCGGGAGCTGAAAGAGAAGGTGGCCATTGCTAGTGCTCAATTGCAAGCGCGTAGAGATTTGTTGGCGCGTTTGCTGCCTAGAGAGGAAGAGCAGTAA
- a CDS encoding thioredoxin domain-containing protein, with product MKYSNRLQQESSPYLQQHAHNPVDWYPWGKEALAKAKAENKMILVSIGYSTCHWCHVMERESFEDPRVGEFMNQHFVNIKVDREERPDLDHIYMEAVQLVTGGQGGWPLNCFLLPNGRPFFGGTYFPPRRMQNRNSWMEVLSNLSKVWKEQPQSIIEQADKLYNFLEKGEQKMTEGIDFGQNGESPFKPEDWAHCLEQLADNFDEQAGGFGHSPKFPSVMSLRYLLNSYHYEKDQKSMQHLQFSLDAMIYGGIYDQLGAGFARYTVDRYWKIPHFEKMLYDNALLIGLLADTYKLTKKPLYAETIAESWNWLQREMQSPEGTYYSALDADSEGVEGKFYVWEWEELKSSLANWPQPWKQIFLDFYDASPAGNWEGKNILRRPQSLAGFAQSRGLDPEELSLELSKIKEHLLALRAKRIRPGRDEKIILSWNALLATALLKAFQAIRLAEYKKAAFCILEQIEKRLQNEKGQLLHSYAGDRIAPQLAFSDDYAFLIEAHLLAYEVSFDEGHLERADQLMQACIADYSAEAGLFYYSSAQQTDILYRKKDLYDSATPSGNSSLMHNLEQLGILLDKAEYRERAAQMAASMRKSIRKYPQSFGRWANFLFKILYPTKEVAIVGPEFANWAAEMQSRFGPELVYAATLKQSSLPLLLGREQTNENSKIFICENYTCQLPVESWEEAWTKIKNK from the coding sequence ATGAAATACAGCAACCGACTCCAACAAGAAAGCAGCCCCTATTTGCAGCAACACGCCCACAATCCCGTAGACTGGTATCCCTGGGGCAAAGAAGCCCTAGCCAAAGCCAAGGCCGAAAACAAAATGATCCTAGTCAGCATCGGCTATTCTACCTGTCATTGGTGTCATGTAATGGAAAGAGAATCTTTTGAAGACCCTAGGGTAGGGGAGTTCATGAACCAGCATTTTGTCAATATCAAAGTGGACCGAGAAGAGCGGCCCGATTTGGACCATATATACATGGAAGCCGTTCAATTAGTGACCGGCGGACAAGGCGGCTGGCCCCTCAACTGCTTTTTGCTGCCCAATGGCCGCCCCTTCTTTGGCGGCACCTACTTTCCCCCTCGCCGAATGCAAAACCGAAACTCTTGGATGGAAGTGCTCAGCAACCTGAGTAAGGTTTGGAAAGAACAACCACAAAGCATCATCGAACAGGCCGATAAACTCTACAACTTCTTAGAAAAAGGAGAGCAAAAAATGACTGAAGGCATTGATTTTGGCCAAAATGGCGAATCGCCTTTTAAGCCCGAAGACTGGGCCCATTGTTTGGAGCAGCTAGCCGATAATTTTGATGAGCAAGCAGGTGGTTTTGGGCATTCGCCCAAGTTCCCCTCTGTAATGTCGCTGCGCTACCTCTTAAATAGCTATCATTATGAAAAGGACCAAAAATCAATGCAGCATCTACAGTTTTCTTTGGATGCTATGATTTATGGAGGAATTTATGACCAACTGGGAGCTGGTTTCGCTCGCTATACCGTAGATCGCTATTGGAAAATTCCGCATTTTGAAAAAATGCTCTATGATAATGCCTTGCTCATTGGCTTATTGGCAGATACTTATAAACTGACCAAAAAGCCGCTTTATGCAGAGACTATAGCTGAAAGCTGGAACTGGTTGCAAAGAGAAATGCAAAGCCCTGAAGGGACCTATTACTCGGCCCTAGATGCCGATTCGGAAGGAGTGGAAGGAAAGTTTTATGTTTGGGAATGGGAAGAGCTAAAAAGCAGCCTAGCCAATTGGCCACAGCCTTGGAAGCAAATCTTTTTGGACTTTTATGATGCTTCCCCCGCAGGAAACTGGGAGGGCAAAAACATTTTGCGCCGTCCACAAAGTTTGGCTGGTTTTGCCCAAAGTAGAGGGCTCGATCCCGAAGAATTGAGTCTAGAATTAAGCAAAATTAAGGAACATCTATTGGCCCTTAGGGCAAAGCGCATTCGTCCTGGCCGTGATGAAAAGATTATCCTCTCTTGGAATGCCCTTTTGGCCACAGCCTTACTAAAAGCCTTTCAGGCTATTCGATTAGCAGAATATAAAAAGGCTGCTTTTTGCATTTTGGAGCAAATAGAAAAGCGCCTGCAAAATGAAAAAGGGCAATTATTACATAGTTACGCAGGAGACCGCATTGCTCCTCAGCTAGCCTTTTCCGATGACTATGCCTTTTTGATAGAGGCCCATCTTTTGGCCTATGAAGTCAGTTTTGATGAGGGCCATTTAGAGCGGGCTGATCAATTGATGCAAGCCTGTATAGCAGACTATTCAGCAGAGGCGGGACTCTTTTACTACAGTTCTGCCCAACAGACTGACATTTTGTACCGCAAAAAAGATCTCTATGATAGCGCCACACCTTCAGGGAATTCTAGCCTAATGCATAATTTAGAACAACTCGGTATCTTACTCGATAAGGCAGAATATCGAGAACGAGCGGCTCAAATGGCCGCAAGTATGCGCAAAAGTATTCGGAAGTATCCACAGTCTTTTGGACGTTGGGCCAATTTTTTATTTAAGATTTTATACCCGACCAAAGAAGTTGCGATAGTTGGCCCAGAGTTTGCTAATTGGGCGGCGGAAATGCAAAGTCGCTTTGGCCCAGAATTGGTCTATGCCGCTACGCTAAAGCAATCTTCCCTACCTCTACTTTTGGGCAGAGAACAAACAAATGAAAACAGCAAAATATTCATCTGTGAAAACTACACCTGCCAATTACCAGTAGAAAGCTGGGAAGAAGCTTGGACTAAGATCAAAAATAAATAA
- a CDS encoding response regulator transcription factor: protein MSENNKILLVEDDRNFGDVLSSYLEMNDFDVVLATDGEQGLEQFKAGQYDLCIFDVMMPKKDGLSLAKDVRQLDQEIPIIFLTAKTMKEDVIKGFKAGADDYISKPFTSEELLYRIQAVLKRSQRTDQKDRSAKEFEFGRFHFDYPLRILTFTAEDGSSSEDKLSPKEAELLKMFCVYVNDVLPRSVALKEIWGEDNYFTARSMDVFVTKLRKYLKPDENIEIVNIHGNGFQLRVQAQEKA, encoded by the coding sequence ATGAGTGAAAATAATAAAATATTACTAGTAGAGGATGACCGCAATTTTGGCGATGTACTATCTTCTTATCTAGAGATGAATGATTTTGATGTAGTATTGGCTACAGATGGCGAGCAAGGGCTGGAGCAGTTTAAGGCTGGGCAGTATGACCTTTGTATTTTTGATGTCATGATGCCTAAAAAAGATGGGCTTTCTTTGGCAAAGGATGTTCGTCAGTTGGATCAAGAAATTCCGATTATCTTTTTGACGGCCAAGACTATGAAAGAGGATGTCATTAAGGGATTTAAGGCTGGGGCTGATGATTATATTTCTAAACCATTTACTTCAGAGGAGTTATTGTATCGGATTCAGGCCGTGCTCAAGCGGAGTCAGCGGACGGATCAGAAGGATCGTTCGGCTAAGGAGTTTGAGTTTGGTCGCTTTCATTTTGATTATCCTTTGCGTATTTTGACTTTTACGGCAGAGGATGGCAGTAGTTCGGAGGACAAATTGTCACCTAAAGAGGCGGAGCTATTGAAAATGTTTTGTGTGTATGTAAATGATGTTTTGCCTCGTTCTGTAGCCCTTAAAGAGATTTGGGGAGAAGACAATTACTTTACAGCTCGTTCTATGGATGTATTTGTGACTAAGTTGCGTAAATATTTGAAGCCAGATGAGAACATTGAGATTGTAAATATTCATGGTAATGGATTTCAGTTGCGTGTACAGGCGCAAGAAAAAGCCTAG
- a CDS encoding sensor histidine kinase, with protein MNRSSIIGIVGVMSIALLGIFGVQVYSIQRAIMLNAELFDNNIHAALEHVVSKLEQADIKRMAEMYDLPKLSEGQDLGRDLRTLAEVEAIHTSLLYQDTSNQAVSVDTFEVEGVGRLQTVFFSREKKSRTWKKGGGQAFMTQFKTYFTHHSLVRNIPIADRLDWSKLNRLIEIELSKKGVEGPYAYGVYDVRADSFLRLNPICKKAEQKAYLKKEDFKYMASLYPSLEEETARIYIDFPYKQYHIWQSLLANIILTIFFTGIVSFIFYYTIHIILKQKKLSEMKSDFLSNMTHEFKTPIATISLATDAVRNFVKMGKVEKAERFIHIIKEENERMNSQVGKVLQMARIDKKEFSLNMEIIDAHQIMRDAAEKIMLQLAQKDGIVELDLQASQSELEADETHFTNVIHNLLDNANKYSPEKPHIILHSRDASGGIKVTVEDHGLGISKEARRHIFDKFYRVPTGDIHDIKGFGLGLSYVKAIVTAHAGHIEVKSEEGKGSRFTLFFPYKHQED; from the coding sequence ATGAATCGATCGTCTATTATTGGTATCGTTGGGGTAATGAGTATTGCCTTGTTAGGGATTTTTGGGGTACAAGTGTATTCCATTCAGCGAGCCATTATGCTCAATGCCGAGCTTTTTGACAATAATATACATGCTGCCTTAGAGCATGTCGTCTCCAAGTTGGAGCAGGCGGATATTAAGCGGATGGCCGAGATGTATGACCTCCCTAAGTTGTCGGAAGGGCAAGATTTGGGAAGGGACCTGCGTACCTTGGCAGAGGTGGAGGCAATTCATACTTCTTTATTGTATCAGGACACCAGTAATCAGGCCGTATCCGTGGATACCTTTGAAGTAGAGGGGGTAGGGCGATTACAGACGGTTTTTTTTAGCCGGGAGAAGAAGAGTCGGACCTGGAAAAAAGGGGGGGGGCAAGCATTTATGACACAGTTTAAGACTTACTTTACGCATCATAGTTTGGTCCGGAACATTCCTATAGCGGATCGTCTAGATTGGTCCAAGTTAAATCGTTTGATAGAGATCGAGTTGAGTAAGAAGGGCGTCGAGGGGCCTTATGCCTATGGAGTATATGATGTGCGGGCAGATAGTTTTTTACGATTGAATCCTATTTGTAAGAAGGCCGAGCAAAAAGCTTATTTGAAGAAAGAGGATTTTAAGTATATGGCGAGTTTGTATCCTTCATTGGAGGAGGAGACCGCCCGGATTTATATAGATTTTCCGTATAAGCAGTACCACATCTGGCAGAGTTTATTGGCAAATATCATATTGACAATATTCTTTACAGGAATCGTGAGTTTTATTTTTTACTATACGATACATATTATTCTCAAGCAGAAGAAGTTATCGGAGATGAAGAGCGACTTTTTGAGTAATATGACGCATGAGTTTAAGACGCCTATAGCGACGATATCTTTGGCGACTGATGCAGTGCGGAATTTTGTGAAGATGGGTAAGGTAGAGAAGGCCGAACGGTTTATACATATTATCAAGGAGGAAAATGAGCGAATGAACTCTCAGGTGGGAAAGGTATTGCAGATGGCAAGGATAGACAAGAAGGAGTTTTCGTTGAATATGGAGATCATTGATGCGCATCAGATCATGCGAGATGCAGCCGAAAAGATCATGTTGCAATTGGCGCAGAAGGATGGGATCGTGGAGCTAGATTTGCAGGCTAGTCAATCAGAACTAGAGGCGGATGAGACACATTTTACAAATGTTATACACAACTTATTGGATAATGCCAACAAGTATTCTCCAGAGAAACCGCATATTATTCTGCATAGTCGGGATGCTTCTGGAGGGATAAAGGTTACGGTAGAGGATCATGGTTTAGGTATTTCCAAGGAGGCACGTCGACATATTTTTGATAAGTTTTATCGGGTGCCCACAGGGGATATCCATGACATAAAGGGCTTTGGTTTGGGGCTTAGTTATGTTAAGGCTATTGTGACAGCGCATGCTGGGCATATTGAGGTAAAAAGTGAAGAAGGTAAGGGGAGTAGATTTACGCTTTTTTTCCCTTATAAACATCAGGAAGATTAA
- a CDS encoding ribose-phosphate pyrophosphokinase — protein MELVSDVKLFSGQNSRYLAERIVDYYGQPLGDMSIERFSDGEFQANIKESVRGAYVFFIQSTFAPTENLMELLLMIDAAKRASAGYITAVIPYFGFARQDRKDKPRVAIGAKLVANLLMAAGANRIMTMDLHADQIQGFFDIPVDHLKSEGIFFEYLEDLDTSNLIFASPDVGSTKRARVYAQHFDCGLVICDKYRKKANEIAEMTVIGDVEGKDVILVDDIIDTAGTLCTAAQALVDKGARSVRAVCTHAVLSGPAYERVEKSVLTELVVSDTIPLKEKSEKIKVVSTAKLFSRAIRNTHEHRSISALFVEKRKSSYSK, from the coding sequence ATGGAACTCGTTAGTGATGTAAAACTTTTTTCTGGGCAAAATTCTCGTTATCTAGCAGAGCGGATTGTGGACTACTATGGTCAGCCTTTGGGAGATATGAGTATTGAGCGATTTTCGGATGGAGAATTTCAGGCCAACATCAAGGAATCGGTTCGTGGTGCTTATGTCTTCTTTATTCAGTCTACTTTTGCGCCTACTGAAAACCTGATGGAGCTGCTTCTGATGATTGATGCCGCCAAGCGAGCTTCGGCCGGTTATATTACAGCAGTGATTCCTTATTTTGGCTTTGCTCGTCAAGATCGAAAAGATAAGCCGAGGGTGGCGATTGGGGCAAAGTTAGTGGCTAACTTACTGATGGCAGCTGGGGCAAATCGAATCATGACCATGGATTTGCATGCAGATCAAATACAGGGATTTTTTGATATTCCTGTAGATCACTTGAAGAGTGAAGGCATTTTCTTTGAGTATTTAGAGGATTTGGATACATCTAATCTTATTTTCGCTTCTCCAGATGTGGGGAGCACAAAACGGGCGAGGGTATATGCGCAGCATTTTGATTGCGGCTTAGTGATTTGTGATAAATACCGTAAAAAGGCTAATGAAATTGCGGAGATGACGGTGATTGGAGATGTAGAGGGAAAGGATGTCATCTTAGTCGATGATATTATCGATACCGCAGGCACCCTCTGCACGGCAGCGCAGGCCTTGGTTGATAAGGGGGCGCGATCGGTGCGGGCCGTTTGTACGCATGCGGTACTTTCAGGTCCAGCTTATGAGCGGGTAGAGAAGTCTGTTTTGACCGAGTTGGTCGTTTCTGATACGATTCCTTTGAAAGAGAAGAGCGAGAAGATTAAGGTCGTCTCTACGGCCAAGTTATTTTCTAGGGCAATAAGAAACACCCATGAGCATCGGTCGATCTCGGCACTTTTTGTAGAGAAGCGAAAATCTAGTTATAGTAAATAA